The Syngnathus scovelli strain Florida chromosome 11, RoL_Ssco_1.2, whole genome shotgun sequence region AACAATACTTTGCATGGCAAGTTGGACTGTTTAAAGTCTCTACAATTTCACGTGGCAGTTCTTGTGTTTAATTCAACTCTACTATAGTCTATTAAATTTCTTGACAAAAAAACCTTGCGAAACAAAAACAGGATACAGCCCACTTCAACACCGACAATGACTGAAAActaaatgaagaaaaacatttgttattgctTGAATAATGAAACCTTTGAATATTTTATCTGGCTGACCAATGGGCAGTCACCACCACACTATTGTGCGTGGACAGCTCCTTTGCACCCCTTGTGTGTTAAAACACAAAAAGCAACGTGCGTGACTTCAGGGGGACACCAGGTTGACTTTCTAGTGCCTCATAACGTACAAATTTAACACAAATACTTAACCGCCTGAACCCGCCTTATCGGAAAGCATGACCTGCTCAACTTCCCATGAAAGGGCCAGCTCATTCGTTTCCAGGGGTTGTTCCGAGACTTACTGAATTCACCCAGAAGTGCCCGACCCGGCCATCCCGGCACTCGCCTGCGaacgagttaagcgtcaaagggCACCTCATGGTATAGCAAAGTATCACAGTGTTTAGGGATGTTAGGCAAAAGCCTCCTTCTGGCGTAGAACAGACAAGGATGTGGCTATTCTCTGCCAGCCCCTTCTATTGCTCCACGTAGGGAAAAGACAAAGGCAGATGATGGCAAAGACCATGCCAGTTAAGTTGGGTAGAGAGCGGGTGGACCAGCGCATTGTTTATCTTCGTGTTTCAAATGTTCACACACCACTCTGCTCTTGATACCGCACACCCTTCCACTGCTCTTGGGAACACGTTTGACCTTAATAGCAGGTGGATCTGGTTTATCTGCCGAGTCGGAAGCCTGAGGTACCGTCAGGCCCGGTAGGCTGGCGGATCGCGTGATTGTTGGGACGAACTGGTTCTGGTGGCTGTGCAGCCATACGTACTGGCCTGGAGAAATGAAGAAAGCCAAATTACTCATTTAGAGCGGAACCAAtatgtcaggttttttttttgctgaaaagTCATACCTCTCTTGGCCTGGATTGTCTTGAGGTGTATCATCAGATGAAGCACTACCCAGAATCCTCCGACGAGCCTCCGCGTACTCCGCTTCTCGCTGTGCCAAAGACTTCATCTGCTGGGAAGGCCGAGACGATGATGCAGGATTTCCCGCAGTGCCGTTATTTGACGGGCGCTTTAAAATTCTAATTTGTGGTGGCGGTGCTGCAGGAAGAGATTCGTCTTGGATTACAATTGCAGTTCTCACAGGTGAACTTGAAGTGGACTTCCTGCACAGATAAAGTTTCCCAAGAAacaatattattattgtgtatCCATTTCAAATACTTTCCATGAATTACTTACTTTGCCTGCTGGTTTATTTTCAACTTTGCCTCAAGTCTTCTCTctatttcctgaaaacagagtacAACCAAGCTGTGATTTATTTAACTGTCACTAATGCAATGCATCCAATAAGGACCTAAGAGTTTTGTCATATATGAACTCGTGTGCAATGCaaaattttttacatttgattTTGTGTTGACGCCTGTTTGGTGAGAGAACTATTATTTTCATATTAGTGGAGAGGACTCCTGAGGCAAGGGGGTACACAACGTTAACAGGAGGCATCCATCTTGGATTTCCGATTTAACGGAATCACGGAAGTGACGTCGTTCCTAGTTTCCGTGGTAAATGAAACCGAGACCCATGACATAAATTATCAATTTATTCCAACACTACGAACACGTATGGACGTTTACAATCAAAATCGTTAATAGTAACGAAGGCTCTTAAGACTGAAGTTGTCGTGACTAATTAATAGCTCCACGACTATGACGTTCCATTGCAGTGTGCCCTGGCCCTTATTTGTGCAAAGTGCGGCTCTAAACTATTTCTTTACGCATAAAGCAAATTAAACTGAAAACCATACACCAAGGAAAATAACAAATGTGCTGGAAAATTACATTTCCTTTTGGTCACTGTAGTCGCTCGACATCGAGGCCTGTTGGGGAGTAATAGGCTAGTTATTTACAATGAACACAATTTGATCGATATCAAATAAAGTACCTGGACGCTGCCGATCACTGGAACGTAATAGATCGACACGAAGATTATAGAGTAAAGGTTGCCCTATGTGTGTTTCTTACCCCGCTGTCTGCCGCTTCTTCCCAGCTCTCCGCAACCTCTTCATCCTCCATTTTAACAGCCCACAAACGCCCAGCTTTGGCTCCTCAACCCCAGCTAACTGCGACTTCCCATCCGCGCAGTGTGTGGCTCCGGGGCGGGTAAGGTTAAGTAAAAACGTCTGCTCGCTTCACTCGAAATCTGCTCGAAATTTTCGACGATGTAATGAAAGAAACGGACTTCACACGACTGCCAACCTTTTCATTAGCCCAGCTATCGACCTACCCTTCCTGGTTACAGTGGTGCCTCAGCTCATACTTATGTTTGGCGTCACGTCCACTCGGCATCTTACAAGCACCTCTCACACTTAAATCTCCACAAATGTAATTGCTAAGACATTGCAGatttattgcatttatttgttaCACATATAGCAGAGAGTGTACTCAACTTTGTGAACACAATGGCGAGTGagtgtgtattttttattaaagCTTAGTTTCATTCTGATTCTTTATTTAAAATGACTTGCAGTCAAATACAGCATCATGCAAGGGGTTACAGACACGAATTTGTAAGTGTGACTCCAATTCGTTCATTTTAACAATAGGTACTGGTGAAAATACTACtcgaaaccatttttttttttacatgatgaCCAAATAACCAACGGCTTTGAACGCAACATCCCAGGAATAGCAACTGCACCCTACAGCGTACTCCGCCCGCATAGTCCAGTCTTTTTATAAACCCGGACCGAAATTTACTGTACCCCAATGATACTAGTGTGCAGCAGATGAAATTTATTTTGGGATAAGTTCCTGCCTAAGTATTTAAGGCCATAACTAACAATAAAAAGAATGATGTAATCTTAGTCTGTAAATTGTTTTTCGTTTAAAATATTGGGTCAATTTTCTATTCTGTGCAACCACAAAGCAAACACACTTTCCTAGGGCAAACTTgggtattttttaattttttggtaCCATACTGTACTCCCTTTCCCTTGTCTGCCTCAGACCGCCCAGGCGGAGGACCCACCCAGCCAATGGGGCAGTCCAGAGGCTGTTACCGCTGCCAGAGTGTCGCTGTACGCTCGGTGTACTTCGGAGGACGCCGTTGGTAGATGGAAGATGGCTACCGCTCGGAGGCTGCTGAGGACACGCCGGAGCTGATACCCGGGAACGAGGCGACCTTTAAAACACAGTCACGGAAGAGCACGTCTTAAACGGCGGTACTGTTGACGCTCTCGCTGCAAAAAAGGCCTGAAAGTGACAGCGTCATTGACAAAAAACCCGACTATAAGATGTGTCCGCCGGACCAGCTAGTTAGCGCACAGATTCTGTTGAAGCTAACGTTAGCGCAGATTATCAGCAGTACACAAGGAAGTCAGCACCCGTTTACTCGTATCACCGAGACTGTTGAGTAGTTGGAACATTGTACCATGAAGTGGTTTGAAGGTTTATATCAATTTGTTGCTTGTGCATTGAATGAAAACGCTGTGGTACCCTTCGCTAACCAAACAGTCCTAGGCGTTAGCCAAGCTGCTAGTGTTAAGTTAGCCAGCTGTAGTGAGTGTTGTTAGCACTAACATCCCGAGACACCGTTAAAACACGAGATATGAAAGACACTCTTCTAAATACTGCTTTTGACCGTCCCCAACAGTCATCGACCCTCCCAAAAAAAGAGTAGTACTACAACATTTCCGTTATGTTGTGATGGTAAAATAGTTTGTTGTTGCTAACGAGATAGTGGGATGGATGTGTGTTTGGGGACCACCCGtcgcaaacaacaaaacaatttaAACTGTTTCAACGGGCACAGTTTAAGTCACCGGGTTGTTCATTTGAATGTACTTTAATACTCTACCACTACAAAGTAAAAATAGTATACCTGATTTATTTCCAGTGCTAACCTCAGTATTAGAACTGTCCATAAATAATTGAAGTGGCCACTATTAAAATTAAAGCCGGACGTCTGCAGTTGAAGTGCATCTTGTTCGTTTCATTACAAATCCATTGTGGTGGTGTGTAGAGCCAGAACTGTGTTGACCACCTAATATTTATGGAACAGGCTTTACTTTGGGTTCTTTAATGAACATCACGCACATGTATCACCATCATCTCTTCCTTGTCCCAACAGACCATAATGTCCCAAACGACCAACCATGATGACAGATGCTTTGTTGCCATGGACACAGAGGACGACGGCGCCGACCCCGCTGGAATAATAGAGGCCCTCGACTCAAAGATGGGGTCCTATCGGGAAGAAGGGAACATAGATTCTTGTGCCAAAGCTGGAGGGAGAACCATGATGGAGCTGCCAGAGGAAGTCCTTGAATACATCCTGTCCTTCCTGTCGCCTTACCAGGAGCACAAAACAGCTGCACTTGTATGCAAGCAGTGGTATCGCCTCATCAAAGGtaagtgatttttattttaataacacAGCCGACGAGGACGACTGGTTAAATATTAAAGGGGCTTcttttgcaaatatttttttaggtgTCGCTTATCAGTGTTATCATGGTTTCATGAGAGCTGTCCAGGAGGGAAACATTCAGTGGGAAAGTCGAACATACCCGTATCCAGGAACGCCAATCACTCAGCGCTTTTCACACAGTCAGTGTACTTccttttaaaatgttgaaattctTTTGTGCACTTTCTGTTTCAAGTCTCTTTAAATATTCTTGGCAGGTGCATGTTACTATGACTCCAACCAGTCCATGTATGTGTTTGGGGGCTGCACCCAGAGTAGCTGCAATGCTGCCTTTAATGATTTGTGGAGactggacctgaacagcaaggaGTGGATTCGCCCGCTAGCTTCAGGTAAGACAGTGGAAAGAATAGAAAAGTGGGTTCATGTGATATTTTCAATCTTCTTTTCTCTCCAGGCTCATATCCATCTCCAAAAGCTGGAGCAACTCTGGTGATGCATAAAGATCTATTAGTGCTGTTTGGAGGCTGGACTAGACCAAGTCCTTACCCATTGCACCAACCTGAGAGATTTTTCGATGAAATCCACACCTACTCCCCTTCAAAGAATTGGTGAGTGGGAAGAAATTGACTGTTTTTAAACATTCTGCATTTATTTACATGTGCATTCCTTCTATGTCAGGTGGAACTGCATTGTGACAACACAAGGACCGCCGCCCATGGCCGGCCACTCTTCATCTGTTATTGGAAATGTCATGGTGGTGTTCGGAGGCTCATTAGGAGCACGGCAAATGTATGATTCTCATCCTGGCTTTATTTATGCATTGTATTAAACAAAGCGTATGATTTACATATTTTTACGCTTCATTGTATGGCTGTTAACTTGTGTATGTGCTCAACAGGAGTAATGAGGTATGGGTTTTGGACCTGGAACAATGGTCCTGGTCCAAACCACCCATAGCTGGTCCGTGCCCACACCCACGAGGTGGCCAGTCACAGGTAGAGAAACCAGAaccaaattattttaattattgttgGCAATGCACCTCTGATTTGATGATTTCCTGACAGATTGTGATTGATGATCACACGCTGCTTatcttgggaggttgtggaggcCCCAATGCTGTAAGTGTATTTGAGTCGCCAGTTTGCCACTTGTCTCAGCAGCCTTGCCCATGCACTTACCCGAGTGTTACCGTGTGTTAAAGCTCCTCAAGGATGCCTGGCTGCTTCATATAGAAGCACCCGCGTGGAGGTGGCAGCAGTTGCAGGTGGCGAACGAGGACCACGGTGCCCCGGAGCTTTGGTGCCACCCAGCTTGCAGAGTAATTCTCTCGAATGAATGGCGATTGATTGAAATCCTAAATGAACAATGTCCTGATGTGTGTCGTTCAACTCTCCATCAAGGTTGGCCAGTGTGTGGTGGTCTTCTCACAGGCTCCTTCGGGCCGGGCACCACTCAGCCCAAGTCTTAACTCTCGGCCCTCCCCCATAAGTGCCATACCCTCCCCACTGGGCCCGGAACCGCCTTCTTTGCGCTCTCAGTCCCCCGTGCGGAGCGGGGCGGCTGGCGTCGTTCTGGGCGCTGTCGAAGAGGCTCCGTGCGTTAACGGCCGATGGGGCACGCTGAGGCCCCGACCCTCAGCCCGAGGAAGTGCCAGAGACGGCAGCCCATCCTCTTCCCAGCAGCCGTCTCCTTCACAATGTCCCGACAGCCCGCCTCTAGCTCCCCATCCGCCGTTATTGAATGGCTCCTCCCCGTCGCCGCGGACCAGTCCTGCTCAGGCTGCATCTCCGCCTCTTCGTACCCATCCACCTGCTTCGACAGACTTCAGCTGGGAGGCCGCACACCATCCCGAAGTGCCCAGCACTAACGGCCTGCACACACCTCCCACGGGTTCCCCGCGTACTCCACCGGGAGCCGTGTCCCCTTCTGCCTTACGACGAGGCCTGGAGGCAGTGGAAAACACATCTTCCTTATCTTTACCGTCTTCGTTATCGTCGCCTTCCTTTCAAACGCAGGGAGCTTCTCCTGGAGGAATTGGTGGAGCGGTTCCCCCCGGTACTCCCCCGTCATCCTCCTCCAGCCCCCCGCAGGCTGCCGGAGCAGACGGACACCCTATCCCGCCAATTGCCCGGCGCCTGGGCCATCATCCGCCCCAGAGTCTGAACGTAGGTAAACCTCTGTATCAGTCAGTCTGCATCAATTGCAAGCCAATGCAGATGTACGTGTTGGATGTGTCGCGCGCCAAAACCGCTGGCACCGTGGCTTGGAGAGTTTATGGAAACGGGACCCCTGCTGCAGTTACGGGGCCACCGGAGACCAGCCTGCACACTGTGGTGCAGGGCAGGGGGGAGCTTATTATTTTTGGAGGCCTCATGGACAAGAAACAGAATGTGAAGTACTACCCTAAGACAAACGCCTTGTACTTTGTCCGTGCAAAGAGGTAATAATGGAGCTTGACGCCAGGGTTGGGATTGTAGGGCTTCAGCCCATGACCCACACAAGGGAACTGACACGCAAGGCCTTTTTCTATAGGAAGGATTATTGGGGAATCTAGATGTTCCACTTCACAATTTACTTCCTCCTGGCTTCTGCAAAACGAATTATCTTAGCCACACCGAATAAAATCGTGACTGCCAAGACATTAGCTCCTGTTAGGCTGATCAACCGGACCATAACATTTCCGCTTCTGTCGTCTTCTGAACTCTTAAAGAAGGATGTTATTGACAGAAACATGACGACTACCTTGCTTTTGGTATCACTCTTTAAGCCTGCAATGTTTACATTGAAAAttgtatgtgtgagtgtgtgtatgtgtatgcgcGTGTTAATGCACGGTGGTGGTTAAAAGTTGTGAAAGATGTGGCACTGTACTATAAACATAGTAAAACAGTAAAGGCCtccatgacttatttgttctgtTAATGTTTGCTGTGCTTAACTTACAGAATCATCATAACTGGTGATCAATCATTTTAAGCTTATACTATTGTATCCTTGTCAAAGTACGCCCTCTATCGGCTCCAGAAAATAGCAACACCATTACTAGTAAGCATACATATATAGTTTCTTTTTAATGGTGTATTACGTTTGTGGATTTTGTTCAGTACAGTTTGACTCTTAGAAACTGCCCATATTTTCTATTTATAAATTTCATCACAATACAAAATTGCAACCCTTGATGATCACACTTTGCACAATCTTGACCTTGAGTCAGCACCAATTGTGCTGCCAGTATTCACCCGAGATTTTCCACTCAGTCCCCCAGTCTCCCCATCGTTAACCTTTTACCCACACAGCTCCCACTGGGGAGACCATGCAAGACACTTGATTGGTGGAGATTTGTACAGTGGTGAGGTGGCAGACTGAGCCGCGTCCCTATTGGCTGCGGCCTTGCAGCTGGGCGgagtcactgacaatgagtatgAACACATGTTTACATTGGGAGAGCGAAGAATGGAGCCGAATGCGAAATCAAAACACTCGACCAAGTGAGACTGAAGTCAGCACTGCGAAGACCGGGGGTACTTTATCACGTGAGTATTTAGATGATAAGAAACTTGCATGCATTGCATAAAATTGGACTTACTCTTGAAGCATGACAACTTTCTGCAGCAATGACGTATTTAGTGTCGATTGTTTGCTAGTTTGAATGACTTACCACATGAACAAAATTATTAGAACTAGACTAGAAATAGGACTTATTTGTAAATCGTTGTTTTGCAAGTATGCAAGCAACTAAATCTTTCCACTTCAAACAAGAAAAATATATTCATGTAACACACACTGAATCATTTAATCCACAGGTGTGAGGTTCAGGAAACTTCACCATTTTGTGTCAAATAAAGTAAATCACAtgtctctattttttatttcttgctaAAACTTGTACGAAGATTACAAAATGTCTTCATTTTTATAATAGTGAGTGTATGTCACAGAACCCCTTTAATTTAAAACCTAGGTCCATCAATTTGTGTTTGGAATAATATGAAGAGGAGGTTATCCATTTATAAGGATTTGCAGTTGTAACTAACGGCTCTGAGGAGAAACAACGACAATATGGCCCATGACAATGCATTTTATATTAAAAGCAAACATTCTCCTGTTGCAGATGACACCTCTCTTAATAGAAGACAAGGAAGCCGTTTACACAGAGGAGGAGCATGTGACCGGTTGACAACATTTCTTTCTGGCTTCCATGTTCCACTCAAGCAGCTTCCTGATGAAGACGGCTGTTATCTCAAAGGGCAAAGTGTAACTCTCTCCTCTGAGACATGACAATTGTTTTTCTGCAGATTTCCTAACAGAAGTTTAGTAGCCTTCTCACATTATGGCATCCACAGTGGCACCTGTGCCTCATGCCATTATGACCCCCTCGCCACCCCCATCTCTGGACTTCGCCTTGGGTGCCTTGGCCTGCTGCGCAGCTTGTGTCTTCACCAACCCTTTAGAAGTGGTCAAGACCCGTCTGCAGCTTCAGGGAGAACTTCGTGCACGGGGCACCTATCAGAGGCACTACCGCGGGGTCCTCCAGGCCCTTTGGATGGTGGGCCGTACGGACGGACTCCGGGGTCTTCAAAAGGGGCTCTCCGTTGGCTTGGTCTACCAGGGGTTGATGAACGGCGTGAGGCTGGGTTGCTATTCCTACTGTGAAGCTCTTGGTATCACGTCGTACCATGGAGGAAGTGTCCTATCAGGAGCGGGCGCCGGGGCTCTTGGGGCATTCGTTGCCTCTCCTGCATACCTGGTAAGCGAAGAAACTTTCTTTTCCTGTTCTCTCACTGTGCTGCTGTGcattaaaatgtcatttgtcCAGAAACTTTAAGACGACATAAGTTTTTCAGCAAATTCCTGCTGAATGGCCAAAACAATGAATCTTGTGCAAACTATGACAGCAGAAAAGGTTCATCTGTTTGGACATCGCAGTCCTGGAATTACTCAGCATGTTGTTGTTCTTCTCTACTTGCCGGTCATGAGGATTTAGCACTGTCATGGAAAGGCAATATTGTGTGATGACATGTTGCTGCTGTATATTTATCTACTTTATTTATAGCCTGCACATTGTGTCAACCCTTCCTCTGCCCTAGTTGACAAGATTTGTAGAGCATATGTAATGCAAATCCAACGAAATCTGACTCTGAGCCTTTGCTAtatcaaaaaaaaatgagaacaaaataaaaatattttcctcCATTCGTAGGTGAAGACACATCTGCAGGCTCAAACTGTAGAAGCCATAGCAGTGGGCCATCAGCATAACCATGTGGTACGACACACACAAATTTGCCGTTTGTTTGCTTTTActgctagcttgatgctaacacaTCCACAAACAACCAGTATAAAAATacaggtatatatatatatttttttaatactttGCTAAAAATGAGTAAAATTACTGTAgcttactgaaaaaaaaactataatacTGTTTTACTGGCTTTAACcgcactctaaattgtccatggATGTGAATGATAATCACTGTGTTAGAAGCTGACGTGTTTAATGAGtgactttttctttcattccagGGAGTATCTGATGCTTTTGCTACAATCTATAGAAAAGAAGGTTTAATTGGACTGTGGAGAGGTGTGAATGGGGCCGTGCCTCGCGTCATGGTTGGTTCAGCTGCTCAACTAGCAACCTTCACCTCGGCCAAGGAGTGGGTGTTACATTCCCAGGTACGGTAGCCGCTGCTATAAACAGCTGCAATTTTCCGACGCAACAGGTGTAAACCTTTACAATTTTTCCCTCCCTTGCAGTGGTTTAGTCCTGGACCCAACTGGCTTGTGGCTTTAGTCGCAGCTAGCATCAGCGGGGTCGCCGTGGCCATCACCATGACACCCTTTGATGTCATTAGTACGCGGCTCTACAACCAACCAGTGGATGATTTTCACAGGGTAGGTTCAAGGTTTGACATTTATAGGATATTGATTCTGAATATataaa contains the following coding sequences:
- the LOC125977291 gene encoding SUZ RNA-binding domain-containing; translation: MEDEEVAESWEEAADSGEIERRLEAKLKINQQAKKSTSSSPVRTAIVIQDESLPAAPPPQIRILKRPSNNGTAGNPASSSRPSQQMKSLAQREAEYAEARRRILGSASSDDTPQDNPGQERPVRMAAQPPEPVRPNNHAIRQPTGPDGTSGFRLGR
- the fbxo42 gene encoding F-box only protein 42 yields the protein MSQTTNHDDRCFVAMDTEDDGADPAGIIEALDSKMGSYREEGNIDSCAKAGGRTMMELPEEVLEYILSFLSPYQEHKTAALVCKQWYRLIKGVAYQCYHGFMRAVQEGNIQWESRTYPYPGTPITQRFSHSACYYDSNQSMYVFGGCTQSSCNAAFNDLWRLDLNSKEWIRPLASGSYPSPKAGATLVMHKDLLVLFGGWTRPSPYPLHQPERFFDEIHTYSPSKNWWNCIVTTQGPPPMAGHSSSVIGNVMVVFGGSLGARQMSNEVWVLDLEQWSWSKPPIAGPCPHPRGGQSQIVIDDHTLLILGGCGGPNALLKDAWLLHIEAPAWRWQQLQVANEDHGAPELWCHPACRVGQCVVVFSQAPSGRAPLSPSLNSRPSPISAIPSPLGPEPPSLRSQSPVRSGAAGVVLGAVEEAPCVNGRWGTLRPRPSARGSARDGSPSSSQQPSPSQCPDSPPLAPHPPLLNGSSPSPRTSPAQAASPPLRTHPPASTDFSWEAAHHPEVPSTNGLHTPPTGSPRTPPGAVSPSALRRGLEAVENTSSLSLPSSLSSPSFQTQGASPGGIGGAVPPGTPPSSSSSPPQAAGADGHPIPPIARRLGHHPPQSLNVGKPLYQSVCINCKPMQMYVLDVSRAKTAGTVAWRVYGNGTPAAVTGPPETSLHTVVQGRGELIIFGGLMDKKQNVKYYPKTNALYFVRAKR
- the slc25a34 gene encoding solute carrier family 25 member 34 isoform X1 is translated as MASTVAPVPHAIMTPSPPPSLDFALGALACCAACVFTNPLEVVKTRLQLQGELRARGTYQRHYRGVLQALWMVGRTDGLRGLQKGLSVGLVYQGLMNGVRLGCYSYCEALGITSYHGGSVLSGAGAGALGAFVASPAYLVKTHLQAQTVEAIAVGHQHNHVGVSDAFATIYRKEGLIGLWRGVNGAVPRVMVGSAAQLATFTSAKEWVLHSQWFSPGPNWLVALVAASISGVAVAITMTPFDVISTRLYNQPVDDFHRGRLYNGFFDCMLKVCKAEGLLGLYKGMGPVFLRLAPHTVLSMLFWDLMRQQAVKNRHTQGQA
- the slc25a34 gene encoding solute carrier family 25 member 34 isoform X2; translated protein: MTPSPPPSLDFALGALACCAACVFTNPLEVVKTRLQLQGELRARGTYQRHYRGVLQALWMVGRTDGLRGLQKGLSVGLVYQGLMNGVRLGCYSYCEALGITSYHGGSVLSGAGAGALGAFVASPAYLVKTHLQAQTVEAIAVGHQHNHVGVSDAFATIYRKEGLIGLWRGVNGAVPRVMVGSAAQLATFTSAKEWVLHSQWFSPGPNWLVALVAASISGVAVAITMTPFDVISTRLYNQPVDDFHRGRLYNGFFDCMLKVCKAEGLLGLYKGMGPVFLRLAPHTVLSMLFWDLMRQQAVKNRHTQGQA